Proteins found in one Paenibacillus borealis genomic segment:
- a CDS encoding B12-binding domain-containing radical SAM protein, giving the protein MRILVVSTNTLKKPMPVLPVGAGMVYSALTAAGFETRFLDLAFMAEPFAALRDELRVFEPELICLSVRNIDNQVIQQPESYLPFIREVMKVCRTCSSAKVLLGGAAMLVMPEELVEELGADYGIKGSGETEAVRLAHELERGQAAGRDKVVTAVPAYHPVYSRIPAKTLFSPQYFIPNPRIKKASMGYQASRGCSRHCIYCSEGYKNSGGCRIPAEQFMEDMKILQADYQVNSITFVDGVFNHDVEETMEFCGLIGRTSASLDWSCALTPANITEELVCLLKRSGCRFVDIGADSGSEQMLRRMGKQFHPEQLLELGRLLEQYQIPYSVSLLFGGPGEHEETMAETVQLVNQLNPVYILASQGIRIYPHTALYHTALQEQVIQKNDNLLVPAFYQSKDYSDALLNKVLAASRHIYKDMLMNSIGGRT; this is encoded by the coding sequence ATGAGAATACTGGTAGTGTCTACGAATACCCTGAAGAAGCCGATGCCTGTTCTTCCGGTTGGGGCGGGGATGGTCTACTCGGCTCTGACGGCTGCCGGTTTCGAGACCCGCTTTCTGGATTTGGCCTTTATGGCTGAACCGTTTGCGGCACTCCGGGATGAGCTGCGGGTATTTGAACCGGAGCTGATCTGCCTGTCTGTGCGCAACATCGACAATCAGGTGATCCAGCAGCCGGAGAGCTATCTGCCTTTTATAAGAGAAGTAATGAAGGTATGCCGTACATGCAGCTCAGCCAAGGTTCTGCTTGGAGGAGCCGCGATGCTGGTCATGCCGGAGGAGCTGGTGGAAGAGCTGGGGGCGGATTACGGAATTAAGGGAAGCGGTGAGACGGAGGCTGTCCGGCTGGCCCATGAACTTGAACGGGGGCAGGCCGCAGGCAGAGACAAGGTAGTTACTGCGGTTCCTGCCTATCATCCGGTGTACAGCCGAATTCCCGCCAAGACGCTGTTCTCCCCGCAGTATTTTATCCCGAACCCCCGCATCAAAAAAGCCTCCATGGGCTATCAGGCCTCCAGAGGCTGCAGCAGGCACTGTATCTATTGCTCAGAGGGCTATAAGAATTCCGGCGGCTGCCGGATTCCTGCGGAACAATTCATGGAAGACATGAAGATCCTGCAGGCAGATTATCAAGTGAACAGTATCACTTTTGTAGACGGCGTCTTCAATCATGATGTGGAAGAGACGATGGAGTTCTGCGGGCTGATCGGCCGCACAAGCGCATCACTGGACTGGAGCTGTGCCCTGACCCCGGCCAATATTACTGAGGAACTGGTCTGCTTGCTGAAGAGGAGCGGTTGCCGGTTTGTGGATATCGGTGCGGATTCGGGTTCTGAGCAGATGCTGAGGCGGATGGGCAAGCAATTCCACCCGGAGCAGCTGCTGGAGCTGGGACGTCTCCTGGAGCAATATCAGATCCCGTATTCGGTGTCGCTGCTGTTCGGCGGGCCGGGAGAGCATGAAGAGACCATGGCAGAGACCGTACAACTGGTCAACCAATTGAATCCCGTCTATATTCTGGCCAGTCAAGGGATTCGTATCTACCCTCATACGGCACTGTACCATACCGCCCTTCAGGAGCAGGTTATCCAGAAGAATGATAACTTGCTGGTTCCCGCGTTCTATCAGTCCAAGGACTACAGTGACGCTCTTCTCAACAAGGTCTTGGCAGCATCGCGCCACATCTATAAGGATATGCTTATGAATTCAATTGGAGGAAGGACTTGA
- a CDS encoding alpha/beta fold hydrolase: protein MLKTKGIPLFYRCQGTGEAVLCLHGNRDSSLVFRELAQAMQPHYQVLCADLRGHGQSEYSGPPFTLEDMVDDIVRLLDEQGLKQVSIVGHSLGSTLALLLSARDPGRVKKLVLMGAAATFRVPFKRPGHGEEITPDTVKQTNAAAVPYFFTADHEEVQHLILEGWSRLPAATHRLMIQIKHPDLRPILQDIRQRTLIITGQEDRITPLPKALELNRYMPDSRMLAVPGTGHFMFLEESETVASAILTFLKEE, encoded by the coding sequence ATGTTGAAGACTAAGGGCATACCTTTATTTTACAGGTGCCAAGGCACCGGGGAGGCCGTATTGTGTCTGCACGGCAACCGGGACTCTTCGCTCGTCTTCCGGGAATTGGCCCAGGCGATGCAGCCTCATTATCAGGTGCTATGTGCTGATCTGCGGGGGCATGGCCAGTCGGAATACTCCGGTCCGCCGTTCACCCTTGAGGACATGGTTGATGATATCGTCCGGTTGCTGGACGAGCAGGGACTGAAGCAGGTCTCCATTGTGGGGCATTCTCTGGGGAGCACGCTTGCGCTGCTGCTGTCCGCACGTGATCCGGGCAGGGTGAAGAAGCTGGTGCTTATGGGGGCAGCCGCCACCTTTCGGGTTCCGTTCAAGCGGCCCGGCCACGGCGAGGAGATCACGCCGGATACAGTAAAGCAGACGAATGCAGCCGCGGTTCCGTATTTTTTCACAGCAGACCATGAAGAGGTTCAGCATCTCATTCTGGAGGGCTGGTCCAGGCTGCCCGCCGCGACCCACCGGCTGATGATCCAGATTAAGCATCCCGACCTCCGGCCGATCCTTCAGGATATCCGGCAGAGGACTCTGATTATAACCGGCCAAGAGGACCGTATCACGCCACTGCCCAAGGCCTTGGAGCTGAACCGGTATATGCCGGACTCCCGGATGCTGGCGGTTCCGGGCACCGGACACTTTATGTTTCTTGAGGAGAGCGAAACCGTAGCCAGTGCAATACTCACTTTCCTCAAGGAGGAGTAG
- a CDS encoding B12-binding domain-containing radical SAM protein, producing MGRVLLISANTEKRPPVFPLGLSYIHASLVASGYEAGMLDMTQLDYTREAVTSYLDSYAPDYIGVSIRNLDNCCMQYPRSFVEQVCLLVDWVRQWSHAAIVILGGAGFSLLPRQWLQETGADYGIVGDGCDSMVELLSHLEKGEEPSAVSGLMFCTKNGEWKYSAPEAPEQLDHPYFPSRSGFLHSYDVERKVRHNVLTKRGCALSCTYCAYPSLEGRAVRLRSPQGIADEIEQMVLQHDIGSFDFVDSVFNYPLEHAEDICRELIGRAVPVSWGCFLNPRFFTAEFAGLLKQAGCTEVEFGIDSGSDICLRSFKKNFRQTEIRAVVQLCQEQDLAFSFCLLIGGPEETPETLRETLDLMEELKVQHIFGLFGIRILPSTDMYRYVGSPEPDDLLHPKFFMSPQLNLEQASSICRPYRERNPDWMFI from the coding sequence ATGGGCAGAGTGCTGCTAATATCGGCGAATACGGAGAAGCGGCCGCCCGTATTTCCCCTTGGCCTCAGCTATATTCATGCCAGTCTTGTCGCCTCCGGCTATGAAGCAGGCATGCTGGATATGACCCAGCTGGACTATACCCGGGAGGCTGTTACCTCTTACCTGGATTCCTATGCACCGGATTACATCGGCGTGTCGATCCGTAACCTGGATAATTGCTGTATGCAGTATCCCCGGAGTTTCGTGGAGCAGGTCTGCCTCCTGGTGGATTGGGTCCGGCAATGGAGCCATGCGGCTATTGTCATTCTGGGGGGAGCGGGCTTCTCGCTCCTTCCCAGGCAGTGGCTGCAGGAGACGGGGGCTGATTATGGGATTGTGGGCGATGGCTGTGACAGTATGGTTGAACTCTTATCCCATCTGGAGAAGGGAGAGGAGCCATCTGCCGTAAGCGGGCTGATGTTCTGCACAAAGAACGGAGAATGGAAATACTCGGCGCCGGAGGCGCCTGAACAGCTGGATCACCCTTATTTTCCGAGCCGCAGCGGATTTCTGCATAGCTATGATGTGGAGCGGAAGGTGCGCCATAATGTATTGACCAAGAGAGGCTGTGCACTGAGCTGCACCTATTGCGCCTATCCGTCGCTGGAGGGCAGGGCAGTCCGCCTGCGGTCGCCGCAGGGAATTGCAGACGAGATTGAGCAGATGGTGCTGCAGCATGACATCGGTTCCTTTGATTTCGTGGACAGTGTGTTCAACTATCCCTTGGAGCATGCTGAGGATATTTGCCGGGAGCTGATCGGGCGTGCGGTGCCGGTGTCCTGGGGCTGCTTCCTGAATCCCCGGTTCTTCACTGCAGAGTTTGCCGGGCTGCTTAAGCAGGCAGGGTGTACGGAAGTGGAGTTTGGCATTGATTCAGGCAGCGATATCTGCCTGCGGTCGTTCAAGAAGAACTTCCGCCAGACCGAAATCCGGGCTGTGGTGCAGCTCTGTCAGGAACAGGATTTAGCCTTCAGCTTTTGCCTGCTTATCGGCGGGCCGGAGGAAACCCCCGAGACCTTGAGGGAGACGCTGGATCTGATGGAGGAATTGAAGGTTCAGCACATCTTCGGTTTGTTTGGCATCCGCATTCTGCCGTCAACAGATATGTACAGGTACGTTGGTTCCCCGGAGCCGGATGATCTGCTCCATCCGAAGTTCTTCATGTCCCCCCAGCTAAATCTGGAGCAGGCGAGCAGCATATGCCGTCCTTACCGGGAGCGGAATCCGGACTGGATGTTTATTTAA
- the hemW gene encoding radical SAM family heme chaperone HemW: MNKPVYPFREIGIGHYPMGNSPVTPEDSKHLPSMMNLNHAAPSSKLVYVHIPFCDSICPFCPYPKAFNEQTARQEYLTALFSELEIYGSAPQIRNCSVEALYIGGGTPSVLDEEEITALFEQLQATLPMQNIEEITFEGNPASFTAAKLKLLYALGVNRISLGVQTFNDELGRRLGLLQTSEDSLRTIQQSREAGISNVSLDLMYNLPGQSMEEWLEDLEKVVELGIGHVTLFPLKIIPGFGLAKRIASGELPPCGDLALEQQMYVEACRYLESHGYAVESTYDFVQPGGHHIYSRKHFDDHLDLLSVGLGAFGEVGGYAYQNVKLLPEYVKKITSGELPVSLGYQVTPEDLPNQFLAMGLRRTAIDRQLFRRKFGSFPEEHFPELFDKFVKAGLVDIREETIALTRFEGLFWGNNVCKEFCEEHIKIAFPK, from the coding sequence ATGAACAAGCCTGTATACCCGTTCCGCGAGATAGGGATCGGCCACTATCCCATGGGCAATTCTCCGGTTACCCCGGAGGACAGCAAACATCTGCCGTCCATGATGAACTTGAATCATGCCGCTCCAAGCTCTAAACTTGTATATGTACATATTCCGTTCTGTGACTCCATCTGCCCGTTCTGCCCGTATCCCAAGGCGTTCAATGAGCAGACAGCCCGCCAGGAATATTTGACCGCGCTGTTCAGCGAACTGGAGATATATGGTTCGGCGCCGCAGATCCGCAACTGCTCCGTGGAGGCGCTCTATATTGGCGGAGGAACTCCAAGCGTTCTGGACGAGGAAGAGATCACGGCGCTCTTCGAGCAGCTGCAGGCCACACTCCCCATGCAGAATATTGAAGAAATCACGTTTGAGGGGAATCCCGCCTCATTTACCGCGGCCAAGCTGAAGCTGCTCTATGCTCTTGGCGTCAACCGAATCAGTCTGGGCGTTCAGACCTTTAATGATGAGCTGGGGAGACGCCTCGGACTGCTTCAGACCAGCGAGGATTCACTGCGGACCATTCAGCAGTCACGGGAGGCCGGAATATCCAATGTCAGCCTGGATCTGATGTACAATCTGCCGGGTCAGAGCATGGAGGAATGGCTGGAGGATCTGGAGAAGGTGGTGGAGCTTGGAATCGGTCATGTCACGTTATTCCCGCTGAAGATCATTCCCGGCTTCGGCCTCGCCAAACGCATTGCCAGCGGCGAGCTTCCGCCCTGCGGTGATCTTGCGCTGGAGCAGCAGATGTATGTTGAGGCTTGCCGCTATCTGGAATCGCATGGCTACGCGGTCGAATCCACCTATGATTTCGTGCAGCCGGGCGGACATCATATTTACAGCCGCAAGCATTTTGACGATCATCTGGACCTGCTCTCTGTCGGACTGGGGGCATTCGGCGAAGTGGGCGGCTATGCTTATCAGAATGTGAAGCTGCTTCCGGAGTATGTGAAAAAAATTACATCAGGAGAGCTGCCGGTTTCCTTAGGCTACCAAGTGACGCCGGAGGATCTGCCCAACCAGTTCCTGGCGATGGGCCTGCGCCGCACTGCGATTGACCGCCAACTGTTTCGCCGTAAATTTGGCAGCTTCCCGGAGGAACATTTTCCTGAGCTGTTCGATAAGTTTGTCAAGGCGGGCCTGGTGGATATTCGTGAGGAGACTATTGCTCTAACACGTTTTGAAGGATTGTTCTGGGGCAACAATGTATGTAAGGAGTTTTGCGAGGAACATATCAAAATTGCTTTTCCAAAATGA